In Tumebacillus amylolyticus, a single window of DNA contains:
- a CDS encoding flagellar export protein FliJ — MSVRLQSLHKITDLKNRLTQQANWRYTESLRNLDTEREKLQELLNSHDQAILELHNLTNDGVSAQELQGWMHFMLSQRTLIERQNHLIEGKQSECTEKRQEMTDCYLEEQKWVKLKGRRLEEYQEFLNKIGQETLDEIAVTGYQRTKG, encoded by the coding sequence ATGAGTGTTCGACTGCAGTCCTTGCACAAGATCACCGATCTCAAAAACCGTTTGACCCAACAGGCCAACTGGCGCTACACCGAATCGCTCCGCAATTTGGATACGGAGCGTGAGAAATTGCAAGAATTGCTCAACTCTCACGACCAGGCGATTTTGGAGTTGCACAATCTGACGAACGATGGGGTTTCCGCGCAAGAGTTGCAAGGCTGGATGCATTTTATGCTCTCCCAGCGCACTTTGATCGAGCGGCAGAACCATCTAATAGAAGGAAAACAGTCGGAGTGTACCGAAAAGCGACAAGAGATGACAGATTGTTATCTGGAGGAGCAGAAATGGGTGAAACTCAAGGGGCGTCGATTGGAGGAGTACCAAGAATTCCTGAACAAGATCGGACAGGAAACCTTGGATGAGATCGCCGTGACCGGATATCAACGTACGAAGGGGTGA
- a CDS encoding flagellar hook-length control protein FliK, with amino-acid sequence MDIQATTTPAVSGSSTSTGTAQGTGKTNGGKSPFSNLLQTIGGQSADSDNKQTDPMTAVLALLAGGLNPFALQQMPTVMTADGEKAATPVVNVMLGTRSLDVQLAGLPLQSGDLAALLQQFGASSKLLGVLQEHPEQSSAQVLSAHPELFSDVGQALTNLVQQAAQNPQLLLAQPKAAVLMEGIFAQLLQSEGAEDRATNATPQSASNAPAVKQPQFGKLQAATITSLNLQVQVASEPTQTTAASAGAANAQTLQATVLTAAMLSADHPIQEQAKSGDSLDATHLLSNPLAGGQTPLQSVNAERLAKMQPVVTMHADQFHNQFAEMVVKRAALLEAPGRHEFRIVLQPQGLGEIEVRVQAIGNQISMQFSADSAATKGLLDSNLSSLKSQLQAQGIQFDRIDVSSSNTNNSTNQNGNGSLNSGLPQDRQSGQSFQGQSGNQSNRKQNTDRFSIDSVDAVEIAAAPEEQEVPEEASLDVTA; translated from the coding sequence ATGGATATCCAGGCAACTACAACCCCGGCTGTATCGGGTTCGTCCACCTCGACCGGCACAGCACAGGGCACTGGCAAAACGAATGGCGGCAAGTCGCCTTTCAGCAATCTGTTGCAGACGATTGGCGGCCAAAGCGCTGATTCGGATAACAAGCAAACCGATCCGATGACAGCTGTGCTCGCACTTCTTGCAGGAGGTCTCAATCCGTTTGCACTTCAGCAGATGCCGACCGTAATGACGGCAGATGGTGAGAAAGCGGCAACGCCCGTTGTAAACGTGATGCTTGGCACTCGCTCATTGGATGTGCAACTGGCGGGACTACCGTTGCAAAGCGGAGATCTAGCCGCGTTGTTACAACAATTCGGAGCTTCGTCTAAGCTTCTGGGGGTCTTGCAAGAGCATCCGGAGCAATCTTCGGCCCAAGTGCTGAGCGCACACCCGGAATTGTTCTCTGACGTGGGACAAGCATTGACCAACCTCGTACAACAAGCGGCGCAGAACCCGCAATTGCTTCTGGCACAACCAAAAGCCGCGGTATTAATGGAAGGAATCTTTGCGCAACTGCTGCAATCGGAGGGTGCGGAGGATCGAGCAACGAATGCCACACCGCAAAGCGCGAGCAACGCGCCGGCTGTGAAGCAACCGCAGTTTGGCAAGCTTCAAGCAGCGACGATCACGTCGCTTAACTTGCAAGTCCAAGTCGCGTCTGAACCGACACAAACGACGGCGGCGAGTGCGGGCGCTGCCAACGCGCAGACGTTGCAAGCGACCGTGTTGACGGCCGCGATGCTGTCTGCAGACCATCCGATCCAAGAGCAAGCCAAGTCGGGAGATTCCCTCGACGCAACGCACTTGCTTTCCAACCCGCTTGCAGGAGGGCAAACTCCTTTGCAGAGCGTAAACGCAGAGCGTCTCGCCAAAATGCAACCTGTGGTCACGATGCACGCTGACCAGTTCCACAATCAGTTTGCAGAAATGGTCGTGAAGCGTGCTGCGTTGCTGGAAGCGCCGGGACGTCATGAGTTCCGCATCGTATTGCAACCGCAGGGTCTCGGTGAGATCGAAGTGCGCGTACAAGCGATCGGCAACCAGATTTCCATGCAATTCTCGGCTGACAGTGCAGCAACCAAGGGACTTTTGGATTCGAACCTTTCGAGCCTCAAGTCGCAGTTGCAAGCGCAAGGCATTCAGTTTGACCGTATCGATGTCTCGTCCTCGAACACCAACAACAGCACCAACCAAAATGGAAACGGCAGCCTGAACAGCGGCCTTCCGCAAGATCGTCAATCCGGCCAGAGCTTCCAAGGTCAATCCGGCAACCAGTCGAACCGCAAGCAGAATACCGATCGTTTCTCCATCGACTCTGTTGATGCGGTAGAGATTGCGGCTGCACCTGAGGAGCAGGAGGTACCGGAAGAGGCAAGCCTCGACGTTACGGCGTAA
- a CDS encoding magnesium transporter MgtE N-terminal domain-containing protein: MQESEHRYSGMEWTFYIVILPMLFTALLVGIILQFLGWDITGKIGHAARAIPGVSKILPAEPQETAANGETQADPAKQLQDAQDQIKSLEDTKKQLESDMVKKDSEITNLKKQIDDLKKKPDAKKDGSTTGTASTTDPFVQQAQVYAQMSPTKAAAVMSQLSVTEVKHIFSKMTNEQQAAILEKMDPAIASKILSS; the protein is encoded by the coding sequence ATGCAAGAGTCAGAACACCGCTACAGCGGGATGGAATGGACGTTTTATATCGTAATCCTCCCGATGCTGTTCACCGCACTGCTGGTTGGAATCATCCTGCAATTCTTAGGCTGGGACATCACCGGCAAGATTGGACATGCGGCACGAGCCATTCCCGGTGTGAGCAAGATCCTCCCGGCAGAACCACAAGAGACGGCGGCGAACGGGGAAACCCAAGCAGATCCTGCCAAGCAACTGCAAGATGCACAAGATCAGATCAAGTCTCTTGAAGACACCAAAAAGCAACTCGAGTCTGACATGGTCAAAAAGGACTCTGAGATCACCAACTTGAAAAAACAGATCGACGATCTCAAGAAAAAACCGGACGCCAAAAAGGACGGCTCCACAACCGGAACCGCCTCGACAACCGATCCTTTTGTCCAACAAGCGCAGGTCTACGCACAGATGAGCCCGACCAAAGCGGCTGCGGTCATGAGCCAGCTCTCCGTCACCGAAGTGAAACACATCTTCTCCAAGATGACCAACGAACAACAAGCAGCGATTCTGGAGAAAATGGACCCGGCGATTGCCAGCAAGATTCTTTCCTCTTGA
- a CDS encoding TIGR02530 family flagellar biosynthesis protein, producing the protein MSQGWPMRPVSLPNAPQPELPIRKNPTASRAAGTVSFQDELKKQLQTQTQQPVTFSAHALERLRVRNIRLTQEDMTRLGSAIDRVAAKGGRESLVVYQDTAYLINIKNRTVITAVDKAHMNDHVFTKIDSAVFA; encoded by the coding sequence ATGAGTCAGGGATGGCCGATGAGGCCTGTTTCACTGCCGAACGCTCCCCAACCAGAGTTGCCGATCCGAAAGAACCCGACCGCATCTCGAGCGGCCGGTACGGTTTCCTTTCAAGATGAACTGAAGAAGCAACTTCAAACTCAAACGCAACAACCTGTCACGTTTTCCGCGCATGCGCTTGAACGCCTGCGAGTACGCAACATTCGTCTCACTCAGGAGGACATGACTCGTCTTGGAAGTGCCATCGATCGGGTGGCTGCCAAAGGGGGACGCGAGTCTCTGGTGGTCTACCAAGACACCGCCTACTTGATCAACATCAAGAACCGCACGGTGATCACTGCCGTTGACAAGGCGCACATGAACGATCATGTGTTTACCAAAATCGACAGTGCCGTGTTTGCGTAA
- the flgG gene encoding flagellar basal body rod protein FlgG: protein MLRSLYSGISGMRGFQTKLDTIGNNVANVNTAGFKAGRVMFKDIMSQTIQGAGAPAQGFGGTNPIQVGLGATISAIDTVMNDGSTQVTNRPLDFAIQGNGFFTLINDNGEKFYTRQGNFYLDNAGNLVNSDGWKVADSGDQPIVVDMTTVKAYSFDSKGNLYTVNNDGTTDGTPTATIGLTKFTNPSGLEKVGGSLFRASGNSGDPQPGTPGSTDVGLGTLQVGALEMSNVDLTNEFSEMIVAQRGFQANSRTITVADEILQEVVNLKRG from the coding sequence ATGCTGCGCTCTCTTTACTCGGGTATTTCCGGCATGCGAGGTTTTCAAACCAAGTTGGACACAATCGGTAACAACGTGGCGAACGTCAACACCGCCGGTTTTAAAGCAGGTCGTGTTATGTTCAAAGACATCATGAGCCAAACGATTCAAGGTGCAGGCGCACCGGCACAAGGTTTCGGCGGGACGAACCCGATACAAGTGGGGCTGGGTGCTACCATTTCGGCAATTGACACCGTCATGAACGACGGTTCGACGCAAGTCACGAACCGTCCGCTTGACTTCGCAATCCAAGGCAACGGCTTCTTCACCTTGATCAATGACAACGGTGAGAAGTTCTACACTCGCCAAGGTAACTTCTACCTCGACAACGCGGGCAACCTCGTCAACTCCGATGGTTGGAAAGTAGCCGATTCCGGGGATCAACCGATCGTCGTGGATATGACAACCGTCAAAGCGTACTCCTTTGACTCCAAAGGGAACCTGTACACAGTTAACAACGACGGAACCACCGACGGAACTCCGACGGCGACCATCGGGTTGACGAAGTTCACGAACCCGTCCGGTCTGGAAAAGGTCGGAGGCAGCCTGTTCCGTGCTTCGGGCAACTCGGGTGATCCGCAACCGGGCACACCGGGCAGTACCGATGTCGGACTTGGCACCCTGCAAGTCGGCGCCTTGGAAATGTCCAACGTGGACCTGACCAACGAGTTTTCCGAGATGATCGTGGCACAGCGCGGTTTCCAAGCGAAT
- a CDS encoding flagellar hook capping FlgD N-terminal domain-containing protein has product MATNNVTFDPSSYTRPSGATTPAKKELDRDAFLKILITQLQYQDPSAPMQDKEFIAQMAQFSSLEQTSKVYQVNSLALGTQMIGNVAGYQLPDGTMKEGEVTSAQTVDGVVKVKIGEDMIDLSQIVEVKKK; this is encoded by the coding sequence TTGGCAACGAACAACGTAACATTTGATCCGTCTTCGTATACACGACCGAGCGGCGCGACGACTCCGGCGAAAAAGGAACTCGACCGCGACGCGTTTCTGAAGATATTGATCACCCAATTGCAATACCAAGACCCTTCCGCTCCGATGCAAGACAAGGAATTTATCGCCCAGATGGCGCAATTCAGTTCCTTGGAACAGACAAGCAAAGTCTACCAAGTCAACTCGCTTGCGCTTGGCACGCAGATGATCGGCAACGTCGCCGGTTACCAACTGCCGGACGGCACGATGAAGGAAGGCGAAGTGACCTCTGCTCAAACGGTTGATGGCGTCGTCAAAGTCAAGATCGGCGAAGACATGATCGATTTGAGCCAGATCGTAGAAGTCAAGAAAAAGTAA